TGGTGTCAGCAGCGTCAGGTCTGCTCCACTCAATGTGCACATAGCTCACAGTGCACAGGAGGAATGCTGCATGCACAAAtctgtattaaatattaaatgtgttcataaaaTGGGACATCCCTACCCCTGTTTGGGAGTGGAATTTTTGGACAGGTGGGGTCTGGTGTGAGTGCTGCTATTGGCCATTTGGGACACCTTCACACCTGACAAATACAACTGGGAAATGTGCTATGTCTGTCTAAACCATTAAATACACCACAACCACAAATACTTAGAATgcaaacacaatacaaattaTGTGCTTGATTATGTGTGACTTTATTGGATTTGGCCTGTGGATTTGGGATTGGAATaaatttggtttttaaaatgaggaagTTCATTTTTTGGAGGTCAGTTGACCGGACATCCCTGAATGCGGAGCTAGATTATGATAGTATCAAGCAGACATCCGATCTACACTAAGCGTAGGTGTACAGAAGATCTCATCAACGCAACGGAAAACTAACGAAGTGCTTATTATTGTCGGCTGAAAACGAGGCGCACACAATAAGATGCGTTTCATTTTGAGTGTTTACGGTACAGTATCAATTTCGTCATCACTGTTAGTTCAGCAACCCGGAAGTAATCGTGGGTCTTGTGAATGGCCAAATGTCTGTATTAATAGTTTTGTCTCTTCGTTTCCGTAAATAGCGTTTTCAGCCAAACAAAGAAGCAACTTTGTCTCCGAAGATATCGGGCGAAGCGAGTATACATTGACCaggaaaaatgtcaaattgcCTAGCTTTTCATACACAGATAGCCTCCATTATGGAGGTTTTGGCGAATGCGGCCGTGGCAGAGATCTGCCAAGTTGTGGACGATGGATACGCGGTTCTGCGCCTGGAAATGTCCCAATATCAGAAGGAGAACAAGGCTCTGAAGCGCAAGCTGCAGGTGATGGAGCGGCAGACCGCGCGCCGATGCGCAGAGAGGGGAGGGTCGCGAGCGAGCTTTGTAGACGGGGCGCAAGTTTGCCGTAAATTAAGAGAAACACCGAGGGGTAAGTCTACTCCGCTTGCTAAGTCTGTGTTTGTCCGCTAAAAACGTCCAGTGAGTTTAAGTTTACTGTTACAATTCAATATAACCTCTCATTGCACTCAAATGCTGCTGATTTAGTTTGCTAATGGTATCCATATCGGTTTGTTGTCGATGTTCATTTCTTGCTTACCCGCCCCCAGCGCTTCCAGCGAAGGGGCAGTTCCCAGCTGTAGAGAGAGCCTTGGATAACCGGATAGATGTCAGTCTAAAAAGAGACGAGCAGCCCATTGTTCTGGATGAAGAGGATGCTCCGGCGGTGCCCACGGGCAGGAGCGACGGGGTCACCTCGCATCAAAATGCTTCGAGCACAGCGGTATTTCACGCGCTAATATTTCATGATCACACAAAAGTTATTCGTTCAGCAAAATTCCCTGAAATTTCACTTAACACCTTTCTCTTCAAAAACGaagatattttgaaatatgaaaaaaaaaatactcaacaAGTAGACGTTTGTGCgagtttgattacaaatgacAATGTGCGGATATATATGATATTTAAGTTCTGTGTTTGTAGTTAATGGTGGCATACACTGCTCACTCGTTTCTGATTGCATAATGGGGTTTTGGTTTCTGACTGTTGTAGAGTTATAGCAAGTATTTGTAATGCTGTACAGGTGTTTTTAAAGATGGAAATATGCACTATAATCCTCTGATGCAGTGTGCAGTCATGGAGGAGGGAAGGACTGAAGCACTTCTGATAAAGGAGGAGAGACTCAAAGAGAACCTGGGGAACCACGACTGTCCAAGGGAGCTGAGGAACAGGAACGagagtgagtgggggggggggggacggtgaCTGTTTCCTGTATAACAGCCTTCAGGTACAGCTGCAGGATAAAAGAGGTGTGGCCTTAATTTGACTTGATATCAGATtagatcagtggtctccaaccctggtcctggagagctacagggtctgctggttttcatagtgactctgcacttcacgaatcaattagagcagttgattacacagttaactcaactcacctggtgtcttgggtctcaattgggtgctgattttaaggtgaaaacaaaaaccagcagaccctgtagctctccaggaccagggttggagaccactggatTAGATGAGAGAAGCCTCAAATTGTTCTCTTTGGTTCAGACCGAAATTTACCGCATCAGAATACCCCCACCTGCTGTGTTGGTTTTTACCGGTTCTTTCTACTTAGTGGCTGTGTAGGTTATAGGTTACtgttgttaatttgttttgtatggGTATGACTGTCGCTAACCCAGGAAAAATGTTGCCTGCTACTTTTACATGAACTCTGTGACTGGCGGACGTTCGGATCGTTATTTGAGTTGTTTCTTTATCTGAAGGGGCGGTGGAATCGGAGGCTCGGAGCAAGGGAAGCCCCCCCTCTGCAGAATCACGGACCGCCTCGGCAAAACAAGAGCAGCTCCCTGAACAGCTGGCCGAAGACAAGCGCAGCGTTTGGGAGGTGAGCGCGCTCGGGTCCGGCCCGGAGGCAGACGCGGAGCGAGAAAGAGCAAAGAGCCTTCAGCACCCGGGGCCTGGATCCAGAGTGCGAAGGCCGAGCAGCCTGGACTCTGAGTTTGTCATGTTTGAAAGACCAGGCCAGCTGGGCTCTTACTGTGCACAAGGGGGCGCTGTCGCGGAGACGGAGGATCCGTGTTGCTCTTACTCTACAGGAACGGGACAGGGCCTGTCCTATCACGCAGAGATGAGGCCGTTTTTGGGTacagaggagggtggagggaaCGGCCTGTCCCCTTTGGGGTCTCTGGACTGGAAGCCGGACATCATGGTGGTCGACCCGACGCCGGTCAAGCTGGAGCCCGAGGTGCCGTCTGCGTGGAACGCGGGGCCCGTTTTGGGACTGGGCGACGCGCCGCCACGGCCTTTCGAAGAAattggggagaggggagagatgcTGCCGGACAGCGCGCCCAACCTCTGCCTTCCGCCCGTCCTAACGACGGCGGGGGAGAAGGCCGCGGCGTCCAAGTACATCGCTACGGAAACCGAGACGCATCACAGAGCCGGCGCCGGGGAGAAACGCCTGTTCTACTCGTACTTCGAGAGAGGATTCGCGCGCGCGCGAGACAGCGAGGCGCTCCAGGGCGTCGACCCGGAGGAGAGACAGTTCAGCTGCACGCAGTGCGGAAAGCATTTCGCTCATTCGGCTAACCTGAAGAGACACCAGCGCGTGCACACGGGAGAGAAACCGTACAGCTGCACGCAGTGCGAGAAGCGCTTCTCCCACCAGCACCAACTTAAAATGCACCAGAGGGTCCACACGGGAGAGAGGCCCTTCAACTGCACCCACTGCGGAAAGAGATTCACTCAGTCCAGTCACATTAAAAGACATCTGCTCGTGCACACCGGAGAGATGATGTAGACGCGCTTGTATTTGCAGAAAGTGATTTTCTGAGTTCTGTAATCTTGCGGGACGCCAGAGTTTTCCCACGACAGAGTACAAGGAATGagtgtttttattcttcaggTGATCTTCATAGAAATGACTGTTCGTTCCGGAGAAAGCCAAAGCCATTCACTTGCACTATGACGgaactgtgttttatttgggCGGCGCATATGCCCAGTTTTGTGTAGTCTCTTGAGGAGTGGGCTTACACGCATTCATAATGCAGTTTTATCAGCGTTATCCCTGAGCACACATGATAACTCAGACTGTGTTTCGCAGAAACCCTGTTGAGAGCTCGTGAGGCATTTGTATTGTgggaaattttatattttatatttacaggCTGGAGTATGAAGCAGAAAAGGATTTTGGTGTGGTTATACGTTTCTGTCTGAGGTGCCTGATTAAAAAAAGTAAGTGAAAATAATACTGAACATTGTAATAActcatgtactgtatttacatgTTGCTAACAGTATATTTATTACTCAGAAGATATGTGTAaagatttttccatttatattttatttcatgcataTATTAAATGAATGGGAATCGTACCGGTaagtaaatgtcattttaaatccaGAGTGCAAGATCCATAATCTAATTGAGTGCGGAATTTATATCATAAACAAGACtaactgctttttttctttgaagaattatttttttcagtcatgAATATATTCACTGAGCTCTTGTGTGATTTCTTTTCACAAGAAATCTTAAATGGTGtgtattaaaaattgaaaatcgtttgtattatgaaaaatgataaaTCCATAGCAATGTGTCCAAGATCTTTTATTTTAGTCTTCAAACTCAACTGTATTTTTAACCAACCCTTTTAAATTAATCAGGGAGCAATAAAAACAAGGTATCAAGGtaaaattgataaaaaatatattttggacaCATTGAGTTGCAATCAAGAGAAATTGTACGTTATATAATGAACAAATCTACAGATAATTGGTCCagttttatttgggggggggggggggggggtacacttGGGTCAGTCCATTTCTATATCATGGGTCAACTTTGTACAATACgtcacaaaatcacaaaatccATCGCGAATTACAGACCCATGGTATTGGTGGcctcaaaataaatatcaattttcCGAATCACTCCAAAACGGTAGGTAGCGATAATGTTTTAGACTGTCCATTATAACCATTGAAGAGGAAGAAGTCAATTTCGGAACTATTCAAAAGTCGGTAAGGTTAAGTCAATGGGAAATAGAAGAAGGGATGAGGTCTTAGACTACGGTTTGGACACTGGGCTGGCTAATGTACTGAACAGGATCAGGAAgaattaaacataaacatgtaCTGGTAGTATGTGGAAAATATCAAGTGGAAATatgagttttgttttgtatcCTGTCAGATTCTGGATTTACAACATTCTCATTGAAGACTCTATTAAGACCGGATGATAAGCAACATGCTGTTGCTAGGTTGgtgcaatattttattgaacatACCTACACCTATAAGGCCTGGAATTGAGGGCAAAGTGCAATACCTTAGTTGAACGGAGGATGGCAGCAATGCACTAAAAGGTGTAGTGAAAACTACAAGCCAAATTATCTGTAATGGGGGGTTTAGTTTAGGATATTTACGGTAATTTATCAATCAACGTCTGGTTTTTCTGTAAAACCTCCCCTTGCCAACAGCAATCTGGAAGTAAATCGAATGCGATATGGAATACAATACGAGTATGATTTGGGTTAATTGAAGAAGTTCTGCATTTTCGAACGTAGCAAAAGAAAGCAAGAAGGTTTAGAGCACAGGGTGGAGGGCCAAACGAACGATGTCGAATTGCGTCGCGTTTCACACACAGATCGCTTCCATCATGGAGGTGCTGGCGAACGCGGCCGTGGCCGAGATCTGCAAACTTGTGGACGATGGATATGCGGTTTTACGCTTGGAAATGTCCCAAAGCCAGGAGGAGAACGAATCGCTCCGGAGGAAACTGCAGGTTTTGGAGTTACGGGTCGCGCAAGCTTGTAATTTCGCCGAGAAAACAAGGACAAAAGACAGTTCCGTAAATAATCGTCCTAAGAGAGGCTCGGTTTTCGATAAGTTTCAAGGATCCACAACAGCAGGTAGCCGGCAAAACAAACGGCATTTTATTACCTGAATTCGGCATTTTTACCTCTCagtgatgtaggctacttaaatGTAAAGTTGTGATTAAGCGATGGTGACGATCCTTCACAGTCCTGACGTATAGTTATGATAGACTAATGTTTTGTCTAACGGGACGGTGCTAGCTTCCGTTTATTAATTGTAACCGATCCCTCCTATTGTTTCAGAGTCGGATAGCACCCCAAGTGGGCAAAGTCTCTTGGACACAGGCCTTTTAAGCGACGGAGAGCCCACAGCTGAAGACCAGGACGTATTGAGTGGGAACTCGGTCAGTTGCGATTCTCACCCGTGTGATTAAACAAGCAATCCACACTGTACGCGTTGCCCTAGTAAAAACACACCGCGGTGCATTGTGCTGACCTTCATATATTACACACAATACAATATGCTGCTCTGTAGCTACATGCACACCACAACAGCTTCCCAGGAGTTCTGGACGAACTACACTCACTTCATAACACTAAAAAGTTGCCATAACTGGATTCATATATTGGGCATTTCTTCGCGTATTAATTTTATGATGCTCCATGCTGGGAAATATCTATGTCAACCAAAAAAGGGTTCGACACGAAAAGCCAAGTTACTCACAATTACAAACCAAGTACCGTCTATACACACTTGTTCAAATAAGTCTGCTTGGCCAAATGAACGATGCCaggattaaattttttttttgctgcatgtgcagtatgtgtatGCGCACTAGTCCTAAGTAATACCACCCTGTTTCCAACTTTTTGTATTGTAACAGTTTCTCGAGGGAATATAGAACTGTGTGCGCGTGATTAACGTGGGGAATCTTCGTTAGTTGCAGATAATATTGCACGATGAAAGTCGGTTGGATTGCTGGCGTATGTGGCACAGAACGGtcttaaacacattttgtttcaatattttaatcaaattagCATATTCTCCAACATGGCGAACACTTGCATAATCAAAACCGTGTGCATTTCTCATGGATGACTATTGTAAATTCATGTTGGAGCAGAGCGTTTGAGTGATGCATTTGTGGTACACCTGTTATAAACAATAACATCACATTAATAACTACAAGGTAACAACTATAATAACAACTGCAATGTCATACAAGTAATTATTTAAGAAGGATTGATGAATACTTTGGAGTATTCAATTTTCAAGTGTAGGATATTAACCATGAAATGATTTATATAGAGCATTGTTTTTCACGATTTGATTTAACGCCACACATTTGATAGTTGACTGGTTGAATTGTAATGTGAAGAAACGGGCCAGATTACACGAACGCACATGGAGTGGAATTTTCTTTCAATACTTTCAGGTCCCTCACTGCAAAAAATCGAAGATACCAAGAGTGTTCTGCGTTCCAGTTGCCCTATGTAGATTATTATTCAGACGCAAAGTCATGCTTTCATATGTATGAATTTGCTGTTTTGGAATTGACATACTTTATGTCGGTGTGCATAAGTACACATCCATCTGCAAAAACATATTGCTTTATTTGGCCATTTCAGTtatgaaaattatatataactattttgaatttgttcttttCAATCTCTGGTGCcctttacacgcacacacacatatatataaatatatataatgtgatTGTTCAGTCAGATTGATCGCTCTGTTCCTCTGTTGCAGTGTGCAGACATGGAGGAGGGAAGGACTGAATCAGTTCTGATAAAGGAGGAGAGAGTGGAAGAGGACCGAGACCCACAGCGAGAGATGAACACCAGACAGGAGAGTAAGTAGGAAAGGATGAAAGCGTTCGTTTCTGTGTGTTGTCATGTTATGCTGTTATGACAACATATTATGCTGCTGGTTTTTTAAAGTAGAGCAGACGATCCCCCCTCactgtgtaattattttactCAGACAGGG
This region of Anguilla anguilla isolate fAngAng1 chromosome 5, fAngAng1.pri, whole genome shotgun sequence genomic DNA includes:
- the LOC118228279 gene encoding zinc finger protein 324A-like → MSNCLAFHTQIASIMEVLANAAVAEICQVVDDGYAVLRLEMSQYQKENKALKRKLQVMERQTARRCAERGGSRASFVDGAQVCRKLRETPRALPAKGQFPAVERALDNRIDVSLKRDEQPIVLDEEDAPAVPTGRSDGVTSHQNASSTACAVMEEGRTEALLIKEERLKENLGNHDCPRELRNRNERAVESEARSKGSPPSAESRTASAKQEQLPEQLAEDKRSVWEVSALGSGPEADAERERAKSLQHPGPGSRVRRPSSLDSEFVMFERPGQLGSYCAQGGAVAETEDPCCSYSTGTGQGLSYHAEMRPFLGTEEGGGNGLSPLGSLDWKPDIMVVDPTPVKLEPEVPSAWNAGPVLGLGDAPPRPFEEIGERGEMLPDSAPNLCLPPVLTTAGEKAAASKYIATETETHHRAGAGEKRLFYSYFERGFARARDSEALQGVDPEERQFSCTQCGKHFAHSANLKRHQRVHTGEKPYSCTQCEKRFSHQHQLKMHQRVHTGERPFNCTHCGKRFTQSSHIKRHLLVHTGEMM